From the Solibacillus sp. FSL R5-0449 genome, one window contains:
- the thrC gene encoding threonine synthase: MWKGLIEEYKQYLPVTENTPALSLNEGNTPLIPLVNLSKELGIELYGKIEGANPTGSFKDRGMVFAVAKAIEEGSKVVICASTGNTSAAAAAYAARAGIQSIVVIPKGKVALGKLAQACMYGAKIIEIDGNFDDALNIVRKISENTPIALVNSVNPYRIEGQKTAAFEIVDQLGQAPDYLCIPVGNAGNITAYWKGFKEYNEAKQSGLPKMYGFEAEGAAAIVQGAPIADPETVATAIRIGNPASWKFAENARDESGGLIDSVTDDEILDAYKLIANREGIFVEPGSAASLAGVIKSVKAGKIAAGSRVVTVFTGNGLKDPDTAMNVSTVDLVSLQNDEQEIRNYIEGVFSL; the protein is encoded by the coding sequence ATGTGGAAAGGTCTTATCGAAGAATATAAACAGTACCTACCTGTTACTGAAAATACACCTGCATTATCACTAAACGAAGGAAATACACCATTGATTCCATTAGTAAATTTATCTAAAGAACTTGGAATTGAGTTATACGGAAAAATTGAAGGCGCTAACCCAACCGGTTCATTTAAAGACCGCGGGATGGTATTTGCTGTTGCTAAAGCTATCGAAGAAGGCTCTAAAGTTGTCATTTGCGCATCGACAGGCAATACATCTGCGGCAGCGGCTGCATATGCTGCTCGTGCAGGCATCCAGTCAATCGTTGTCATTCCCAAAGGCAAAGTAGCACTCGGTAAATTGGCACAAGCTTGCATGTATGGTGCAAAAATTATTGAAATTGACGGCAACTTTGATGATGCATTAAATATTGTGCGCAAAATCAGTGAAAATACTCCGATTGCACTTGTGAACTCTGTAAACCCATATCGTATTGAAGGTCAAAAAACAGCGGCTTTTGAAATTGTTGATCAACTAGGTCAAGCTCCTGATTACTTATGTATTCCTGTAGGGAACGCGGGGAATATTACAGCTTACTGGAAAGGCTTCAAAGAATATAATGAAGCAAAACAAAGTGGTCTTCCTAAAATGTACGGCTTTGAAGCAGAGGGTGCCGCTGCTATCGTGCAAGGAGCACCAATTGCAGACCCGGAAACGGTAGCAACAGCGATTCGTATCGGAAACCCTGCAAGCTGGAAGTTCGCTGAAAATGCCCGTGATGAGTCAGGCGGTTTAATTGACTCAGTAACTGATGATGAAATTTTAGATGCTTATAAACTAATCGCCAACAGAGAAGGGATCTTTGTTGAACCTGGTTCGGCAGCATCATTAGCTGGTGTCATTAAATCTGTAAAAGCAGGTAAAATTGCTGCTGGCAGTCGTGTTGTTACAGTGTTTACCGGAAACGGCTTAAAGGACCCAGATACAGCGATGAATGTTTCGACAGTAGACCTTGTCTCACTTCAAAATGATGAGCAGGAAATCCGTAATTACATCGAGGGCGTATTTAGTCTATGA
- the thrB gene encoding homoserine kinase → MSKKWQIKVPGSTANLGPGFDSIGLGLSLYLTLDVTLQDEWEFVHIGDNVPSDTTVETHLIYTIAQQVAQQYHAVLPPCKIEMTSELPLARGIGSSAAAIVGAIELADILGNLKLSQQDKLNISSQIEGHPDNATASVLGGLTISSMDEAGIVDTLHIREMDAAFVVFIPNVELKTAASRGVLPEQLQRSYAVRASANANMLAASLIAKDYVRIGRYMEADLFHEPFRANLIPSYNEIREAAKKAGAYGTALSGAGPTLISMIPSAISEQFVASMQQQFPDHQVVATTASPSGSTVTVN, encoded by the coding sequence ATGAGTAAGAAGTGGCAAATCAAAGTTCCTGGCAGTACAGCAAATTTAGGTCCTGGATTTGATTCCATCGGTCTTGGACTTTCACTTTATTTAACATTGGATGTCACATTACAAGACGAGTGGGAATTTGTGCATATTGGTGACAATGTGCCCTCTGATACGACAGTCGAAACACATTTAATTTATACGATAGCGCAGCAAGTGGCACAGCAATATCATGCCGTGCTGCCTCCATGTAAAATTGAAATGACGAGTGAGCTCCCGCTTGCACGTGGAATCGGCAGCAGTGCGGCTGCAATTGTCGGTGCTATAGAATTAGCCGATATTTTAGGAAATCTGAAATTATCGCAACAGGATAAACTGAATATTTCTTCTCAGATTGAAGGTCATCCTGATAATGCGACCGCTTCGGTTTTAGGCGGATTGACGATTTCTTCAATGGATGAAGCAGGAATTGTCGATACACTTCATATTCGGGAAATGGATGCAGCATTCGTTGTCTTCATTCCGAACGTTGAACTTAAAACTGCGGCATCACGTGGTGTTTTACCGGAACAGCTGCAGCGAAGTTATGCAGTGCGGGCAAGTGCCAATGCAAATATGCTCGCCGCTTCCCTTATTGCGAAGGATTATGTACGAATCGGGCGTTATATGGAAGCAGATCTTTTCCATGAGCCTTTCCGAGCAAATCTTATTCCTTCTTATAATGAGATTCGCGAAGCAGCAAAAAAAGCTGGCGCATATGGAACAGCTTTAAGCGGTGCTGGGCCAACTTTAATCTCGATGATTCCGTCCGCTATTTCCGAACAATTTGTCGCTTCAATGCAACAGCAATTCCCGGATCACCAAGTGGTAGCAACAACTGCATCACCATCGGGCTCAACTGTCACAGTTAATTAA
- a CDS encoding NAD(P)H-binding protein, which translates to MKIAVIGAAGKAGTHILREAIMRKFDVTAIVKNKATVQENNINIIESDLFKLTKEQIAPFDILINAFAPLPGEEHLHVDAGEHLISLLEGTEKKLFVIGSSGCLFVDREKTVRLMDLEDYPEDLAVAAKAQLQNLRDLENSSIQWSFAIPSAMFDSDGPRTGHYIKGEEKILVNSQFNSYISYADFAVALLDEIEKSEYPNTTFTVASENVTAAS; encoded by the coding sequence ATGAAAATTGCAGTTATTGGGGCTGCGGGTAAGGCAGGGACTCATATATTACGAGAAGCAATCATGCGAAAGTTCGATGTGACAGCGATTGTAAAAAATAAAGCAACAGTCCAAGAAAATAATATTAATATCATTGAAAGCGACCTATTTAAATTAACAAAGGAACAAATCGCTCCTTTCGATATTTTAATTAATGCTTTTGCTCCACTACCAGGAGAGGAACATCTGCATGTAGATGCCGGTGAACATTTAATTTCCTTATTGGAAGGTACAGAAAAAAAATTATTTGTTATCGGTAGTTCAGGCTGCCTTTTTGTTGACCGTGAAAAAACAGTTCGTCTTATGGATCTCGAGGATTATCCAGAAGACCTTGCTGTCGCAGCAAAGGCTCAATTGCAGAACCTGCGTGATTTAGAAAATTCTTCAATTCAATGGTCCTTTGCTATCCCGTCTGCTATGTTCGATTCAGATGGACCACGTACCGGCCATTATATTAAAGGCGAAGAGAAAATTTTAGTAAACTCGCAATTTAACAGTTATATCAGTTATGCTGATTTTGCTGTCGCATTGCTTGATGAAATCGAAAAAAGTGAATATCCAAATACAACATTTACTGTTGCATCCGAAAATGTAACAGCCGCATCTTAA
- the zupT gene encoding zinc transporter ZupT: MDENVLLALGLTLFAGLATGIGSLIAFFTTRTNKKFLSIALGFSAGVMIYVSLVEIFVKAKDALVNVHGETVGYWYTIIGFFGGMLVIALIDRFIPKGKNPHEVKSVEDVQKAQLTGNEDVEADRLMKMGLFTALAIAIHNFPEGIATFMAVLQDPNVGIAIAIAVAIHNIPEGIAVAIPIFYATGKRMKAFKWSFASGLSEPLGALIAYLVLMQFMTDTLFGIVFAGVAGIMVFISIDELLPAAKKYDEAHSSIYGLIAGMAVMAISLVMLT, from the coding sequence ATGGATGAGAATGTATTATTAGCGCTTGGCTTAACATTATTTGCAGGGCTTGCTACCGGTATTGGCAGCCTAATCGCATTTTTTACAACACGCACAAATAAGAAGTTTCTTTCGATTGCATTAGGATTTTCGGCGGGCGTTATGATTTATGTATCGCTTGTAGAAATTTTTGTGAAAGCGAAAGATGCTTTAGTAAACGTACATGGTGAAACAGTAGGGTATTGGTACACAATCATCGGCTTTTTCGGAGGGATGCTTGTAATTGCCTTAATTGACCGCTTTATTCCGAAAGGGAAAAATCCGCATGAAGTAAAGTCTGTAGAAGATGTTCAAAAGGCTCAACTGACCGGAAATGAAGATGTAGAAGCGGACCGCCTCATGAAAATGGGATTATTTACAGCGCTGGCAATCGCAATCCATAACTTTCCGGAAGGTATTGCAACATTCATGGCGGTACTTCAAGATCCGAATGTCGGAATAGCGATAGCAATTGCGGTAGCTATTCATAACATCCCGGAAGGTATTGCGGTAGCCATTCCTATTTTCTATGCAACAGGGAAGCGTATGAAGGCATTTAAATGGTCTTTCGCCTCTGGTTTGTCAGAGCCGTTAGGTGCATTGATTGCCTACTTAGTACTAATGCAATTTATGACAGATACATTGTTCGGTATAGTTTTTGCTGGTGTTGCAGGGATTATGGTATTTATTTCGATTGATGAACTGTTGCCCGCTGCTAAAAAATATGATGAAGCACACTCTTCTATTTACGGATTAATAGCAGGTATGGCAGTAATGGCCATCAGTTTAGTAATGTTAACTTGA
- a CDS encoding phosphatase PAP2 family protein: MKKGFSILAVVTFIIFMIIALNFDTASFEAFDLKIRSLLFGNSFVILFHNLGETKFIIVATVIILLYLAIFKKDFRGVLFVLLTVGVGNGLNQLLKRIFARPRPEIEDQLSSFSFPSGHAQISVMFLLTLAYLISKWLKNKRWDFITYTIMLILIFLVGLSRIAEGRHYATDVLAGWSIGYTWFMVCVLWYESKKHK; this comes from the coding sequence TTGAAAAAGGGATTTTCTATTTTGGCAGTTGTTACATTCATAATATTTATGATTATTGCACTGAATTTTGATACAGCAAGCTTTGAGGCATTCGATTTAAAAATCCGTTCATTATTATTTGGGAATAGTTTCGTTATTTTATTTCATAATTTAGGAGAAACAAAATTTATTATAGTGGCAACCGTCATTATACTGCTGTATTTAGCGATCTTTAAAAAAGATTTTCGCGGTGTGCTTTTTGTCCTACTTACAGTTGGTGTTGGAAATGGTCTAAACCAGCTTTTAAAGCGTATTTTTGCAAGACCACGTCCGGAAATTGAAGATCAGCTTTCGTCGTTTAGCTTTCCTTCCGGCCATGCGCAAATTAGTGTCATGTTTCTATTGACGCTGGCATACTTGATTTCGAAATGGCTGAAAAACAAGAGATGGGATTTTATTACATACACTATAATGCTGATTTTAATTTTTTTAGTAGGATTATCACGTATAGCGGAAGGGCGCCATTATGCAACAGATGTTTTAGCAGGATGGAGCATCGGGTATACTTGGTTTATGGTATGCGTATTATGGTATGAGTCAAAAAAACATAAATAG
- a CDS encoding antibiotic biosynthesis monooxygenase codes for MFVQIRKWIVTEGNSDKIIERFSKKPGQGPSMLEQREGFIGRELLVKNVRRGEEEVVMIIRWESEDAWKAWEKSPEHIAGHKAKIKEHGGKPPKPEFVISMEHGNYTVVE; via the coding sequence ATGTTTGTACAAATCCGTAAATGGATCGTAACAGAAGGCAACTCTGATAAAATTATTGAGCGCTTCAGCAAAAAACCAGGTCAAGGACCATCAATGCTTGAACAACGTGAAGGCTTTATTGGACGTGAACTGCTAGTAAAAAATGTTCGACGTGGTGAAGAGGAAGTTGTAATGATTATTCGTTGGGAATCAGAAGATGCATGGAAAGCCTGGGAAAAGAGCCCGGAGCATATTGCAGGCCATAAAGCGAAAATCAAAGAGCATGGCGGTAAACCACCAAAACCGGAATTCGTGATTTCGATGGAGCACGGAAATTATACAGTTGTGGAATAA
- a CDS encoding siderophore ABC transporter substrate-binding protein: MKKWKFLTAAALTLMLAACGSDEETSTKDEANEPAKTEETTSATEASAFPMTVSSLSAGSETEDGKSLTFEDVTFEEMPKNIVVFDYGFLDTLDALGVEGIVGIAANGGKGNFPEHLKEKYLTDSVVDVGSLKQIDFEKVAAANPDAIFISGRQGSFYEELKEITPNVVFIGSDNSNYVDGVFETVDLAAEIFGKEEKAEELKTALQEKVDAVKEKAAGYENALVAMYNDKKISGFDNGEDSRFAYVYNDFGFKPSTTDIKASSHGSDFSYESILSVDPEVLLIIDRTASDVDTIKADIENDIIKQTRAYKEGKIVYLDGVNWYFSSNGVTTEAEKLDEILNELK; the protein is encoded by the coding sequence ATGAAAAAGTGGAAATTTTTAACGGCAGCAGCATTAACATTAATGTTAGCAGCTTGTGGTTCAGATGAAGAAACATCGACAAAAGATGAAGCAAACGAACCAGCTAAAACAGAAGAGACAACTTCAGCTACAGAAGCTTCAGCTTTCCCGATGACAGTTTCTTCATTATCAGCAGGCAGTGAAACAGAAGATGGTAAGTCCCTTACTTTCGAAGATGTTACATTTGAAGAAATGCCAAAAAACATCGTAGTATTTGACTACGGTTTCTTAGATACACTTGATGCATTAGGTGTTGAAGGTATTGTAGGTATCGCTGCAAACGGCGGTAAAGGTAACTTCCCTGAGCATTTAAAAGAAAAATATTTAACGGATTCAGTTGTTGACGTTGGTTCTTTAAAACAAATTGACTTCGAGAAAGTAGCAGCTGCTAATCCGGATGCTATCTTCATCTCAGGTCGTCAAGGTTCATTCTATGAAGAATTAAAAGAAATTACACCAAACGTAGTCTTCATCGGTTCTGATAACTCTAACTATGTTGATGGCGTATTTGAAACAGTTGATTTAGCTGCTGAAATCTTCGGCAAAGAAGAAAAAGCTGAAGAATTAAAAACTGCTTTACAAGAAAAAGTTGACGCTGTAAAAGAAAAAGCAGCTGGTTATGAGAATGCATTAGTAGCAATGTACAACGATAAAAAAATCTCTGGTTTCGACAACGGTGAAGATTCTCGTTTCGCATACGTGTACAATGACTTTGGTTTCAAACCATCAACTACTGACATCAAAGCTTCATCACACGGTTCTGACTTCTCTTATGAATCAATTCTTTCTGTAGATCCGGAAGTATTACTAATCATCGACCGTACAGCATCTGATGTAGACACAATCAAAGCTGATATCGAAAATGATATCATCAAACAAACTCGTGCATACAAAGAAGGTAAAATCGTTTACCTTGATGGCGTAAACTGGTACTTCTCTTCTAACGGTGTAACAACTGAAGCAGAGAAATTAGATGAAATCTTAAATGAATTAAAATAA
- a CDS encoding ABC transporter ATP-binding protein: MIEIKGLSKSFGKKPVVEDVSLTIQPKAITSFIGPNGAGKSTLLSMVSRLLDADTGEVFLDQSDVKKMKSNDFAKRVAILRQSNHLNVRLTVRELVSFGRYPYSKGRLTPEDEQHIDRAIEYMTLGEMEHKFLDELSGGQKQRAFISMVIAQDTEYILLDEPLNNLDMKHSVQIMKILRKLVDELGKTVVIVLHDINFASVYSDRIVALKDGRLVKDGPTNEIINSEALREVYDMHIPVQEQDGCRICVYFNSHS, encoded by the coding sequence ATGATTGAAATTAAAGGGCTTTCTAAAAGCTTTGGAAAAAAACCGGTCGTTGAGGATGTCTCATTAACTATACAGCCGAAAGCAATCACTTCATTTATCGGACCGAATGGTGCAGGAAAATCAACATTATTATCAATGGTAAGCCGATTGCTTGATGCAGATACAGGTGAAGTATTTTTAGATCAAAGTGATGTAAAAAAAATGAAGTCCAATGATTTTGCGAAACGTGTCGCTATTTTACGCCAGTCAAATCATTTAAATGTGCGTTTAACAGTTCGTGAACTTGTCTCATTTGGGCGTTATCCATATTCGAAAGGCCGTTTGACTCCGGAAGATGAACAGCATATTGACCGTGCTATTGAATATATGACATTGGGTGAGATGGAACATAAGTTTTTGGATGAACTATCAGGCGGTCAAAAACAGCGTGCCTTTATCTCGATGGTCATCGCTCAGGATACGGAATATATTTTATTGGATGAGCCATTGAACAACTTGGATATGAAACACTCTGTTCAGATTATGAAAATTTTACGCAAGCTTGTCGATGAGTTGGGCAAAACAGTAGTAATTGTTTTGCATGATATTAACTTTGCTTCCGTGTATTCAGATCGCATTGTCGCATTGAAAGATGGACGCCTTGTAAAAGATGGTCCAACAAATGAGATTATTAACTCAGAGGCATTAAGAGAAGTTTACGATATGCATATTCCGGTGCAGGAACAAGACGGCTGTCGTATTTGCGTATATTTTAATTCACATAGTTAA
- a CDS encoding iron chelate uptake ABC transporter family permease subunit — translation MRKNSTKLILLAIIALVFIALFAFYNIQGGFSYAFPKRLERIAAMVITGTAIAYATVTFQTVTHNRLLTPSMMGVDSMYEVVQTVIFFFAGSASIFVVSRYLNFGLSIVAMVLFALILYRFLFRADKHPIFLLLLAGMIIGTLLGSFVTFLQVIIDPVEYESLQSRLFASFMNVKTELLLIAVIILVASFIYGYRLLRDLDVMSLGRENAINLGVNYDRIVLKVLILSSILIATSTALVGPITFLGLIVSNLAYQFFATYKHSVLIVGASLISIIALVGGQFLVLHVFQLSTTISVIINFVGGLYFIYLILKESRKAG, via the coding sequence ATGCGAAAAAATAGTACGAAGCTAATACTTTTAGCAATTATCGCACTGGTGTTTATTGCGTTATTTGCTTTTTATAATATTCAAGGCGGCTTTAGCTATGCCTTTCCAAAGCGTTTGGAGCGAATAGCGGCAATGGTGATTACTGGTACGGCGATTGCCTATGCGACCGTTACATTCCAGACAGTTACACATAACCGTTTACTGACACCTTCCATGATGGGTGTCGATTCGATGTATGAAGTAGTGCAGACGGTTATTTTCTTCTTTGCAGGCTCTGCATCTATCTTTGTAGTGAGTCGTTATTTAAACTTTGGTTTATCCATTGTGGCGATGGTACTTTTCGCCCTGATTTTATACCGGTTCTTATTCCGGGCAGATAAACATCCGATATTCCTGCTTTTACTTGCCGGGATGATAATCGGAACATTGCTCGGCAGTTTTGTAACTTTTTTACAGGTAATTATAGACCCTGTAGAATATGAAAGCTTACAGTCTCGTTTGTTTGCTAGTTTCATGAATGTGAAAACAGAGCTGTTGCTTATTGCTGTCATTATTTTAGTGGCATCATTTATTTACGGTTACCGTTTATTGCGTGATCTGGATGTAATGTCGCTAGGTCGGGAGAATGCAATAAACTTAGGTGTAAATTATGATAGAATAGTATTGAAAGTATTAATTTTATCTTCAATTTTAATTGCAACATCTACAGCCCTGGTTGGTCCGATTACATTTTTAGGGTTAATCGTCTCAAACTTGGCTTATCAGTTTTTTGCTACGTACAAGCATTCGGTTTTAATAGTCGGTGCGAGTTTAATTAGTATTATTGCACTTGTCGGTGGGCAGTTCCTAGTACTGCATGTATTCCAGTTAAGTACGACGATCAGCGTTATTATTAACTTTGTCGGAGGACTTTACTTTATTTACCTAATACTGAAGGAAAGTAGGAAAGCAGGATGA
- a CDS encoding ABC transporter permease has product MRLWMLVAATIVLSFLSLFIGAIDIKPSDLLDWESDKMQIFLMSRVPRLMAIILAGAGMGISGLIMQSLSRNKFVSPTTSGTLDAAKLGIVVSMIFFTSAGYMEKILFSFAFALIGMMIFMRLLESIKFKDVIFVPLIGIMYGNIIGAISTFLAYEADVLQSVDTFFLGSFTLVVSGRYELLYVAVPAIILAYLYANKFTVAGMGEDFAKNLGLSYRTVLNLGLVLVAIISTTVVLTVGIIPFLGLIVPNLVSLYMGDNLRKTIPHTIFLGAAFLLMCDILSRLIVYPFEIPVNTTVAVIGSAIFLVMLFRGKAYAKK; this is encoded by the coding sequence ATGAGACTTTGGATGCTCGTAGCAGCGACCATCGTTCTGTCCTTTTTATCATTATTTATTGGTGCGATCGATATTAAGCCATCTGATTTATTAGATTGGGAATCAGATAAAATGCAAATTTTCTTAATGAGTCGAGTACCACGATTGATGGCAATTATACTTGCCGGGGCAGGGATGGGTATTTCTGGATTAATTATGCAAAGCTTAAGCCGTAACAAATTCGTATCGCCGACAACGTCCGGTACACTCGATGCGGCAAAGCTAGGTATTGTTGTATCAATGATATTTTTCACAAGTGCAGGATATATGGAGAAGATTCTCTTCAGTTTTGCATTTGCACTAATCGGTATGATGATTTTCATGCGTCTACTTGAAAGCATTAAATTCAAGGACGTTATTTTTGTGCCCCTTATCGGGATTATGTATGGAAATATTATTGGTGCCATTTCAACATTTCTTGCGTACGAGGCCGATGTGCTGCAAAGTGTGGATACATTCTTCCTAGGGAGTTTTACACTTGTTGTATCAGGCCGCTATGAACTGCTTTATGTAGCAGTCCCTGCAATTATCCTTGCGTACTTGTATGCCAATAAGTTTACAGTGGCTGGTATGGGGGAAGATTTCGCCAAAAATCTTGGATTAAGCTATCGTACCGTATTAAATCTCGGTTTAGTACTGGTAGCGATTATTTCTACAACAGTTGTTTTAACGGTAGGGATTATACCTTTCCTGGGATTAATCGTACCGAACCTGGTTTCATTATATATGGGGGACAATTTACGTAAAACAATTCCGCATACAATTTTCTTAGGTGCAGCATTCCTGTTAATGTGTGATATTTTAAGTCGTTTAATTGTATACCCGTTTGAAATTCCAGTAAACACGACAGTTGCGGTAATCGGCAGTGCGATCTTCTTAGTAATGTTGTTTAGGGGGAAAGCATATGCGAAAAAATAG
- the menC gene encoding o-succinylbenzoate synthase — protein MKLVEVTIHELVMRMKTPFTTSLGTMQDKRFLVVEATDESGVVGWGEGVAFEEPSYTEETFKTSLHVLEDFLIPALLGEELKHPDDVYERFRTIRRNNMAKASIEGAVWDIYAQLTNQSLASAVGGVQEKIEVGISIGLQPTDEQLIHTIQHYLYEGYKRIKVKIKPGKDIELIRTIRQAFPAIPLMADANSAYTLDDIDRLKELDAFNLMMMEQPLAHDDIIDHATLQKQLKTPICLDESITSLEDTRKAIQLGSCQVVNIKIARVGGISEAKRIHDYCMEHHIPVWCGGMLEAGIGRAQNVALTSLANFIMPGDTAASERYWHEDIIQPEVTVTDGYITVPKTKGLGYNVNREAINKYSVNKKTYRM, from the coding sequence ATGAAATTAGTAGAAGTGACAATACATGAACTAGTGATGCGAATGAAAACACCGTTTACGACAAGCTTAGGGACGATGCAAGACAAGCGTTTTTTAGTTGTAGAGGCGACGGATGAAAGTGGTGTAGTCGGCTGGGGCGAGGGTGTTGCATTTGAAGAGCCTTCCTATACAGAAGAAACTTTTAAAACTTCACTTCATGTATTGGAGGATTTTTTAATCCCTGCATTACTCGGGGAAGAATTAAAGCATCCGGATGATGTGTATGAGCGATTCCGAACTATTCGGCGCAATAACATGGCGAAAGCATCGATTGAAGGAGCGGTATGGGATATTTATGCCCAATTGACGAACCAATCGTTGGCATCGGCTGTTGGCGGAGTCCAGGAAAAAATTGAAGTTGGAATCAGCATCGGTTTACAGCCTACAGATGAACAGCTGATTCATACAATTCAGCATTATTTGTATGAAGGTTATAAGCGGATTAAAGTAAAAATCAAACCGGGAAAAGATATTGAGCTGATCCGAACAATACGGCAAGCATTCCCGGCAATTCCTTTAATGGCAGATGCAAATTCTGCATATACATTGGATGATATCGATCGGTTAAAAGAGCTGGATGCATTTAATTTAATGATGATGGAGCAGCCATTAGCGCATGACGACATCATCGATCATGCCACATTGCAAAAGCAACTAAAGACACCGATTTGTTTAGATGAAAGTATTACTTCGTTAGAGGATACGAGAAAAGCGATTCAACTAGGCAGCTGTCAGGTGGTAAATATTAAAATTGCACGAGTTGGCGGTATTAGCGAGGCGAAGCGTATCCATGACTACTGTATGGAACACCATATTCCTGTGTGGTGCGGGGGAATGCTGGAAGCGGGTATCGGCCGTGCGCAAAATGTAGCACTGACGAGTCTTGCAAACTTTATAATGCCTGGGGATACCGCTGCTTCTGAACGCTATTGGCATGAAGACATTATTCAACCGGAAGTAACTGTTACAGATGGCTACATTACTGTCCCAAAAACAAAAGGGCTTGGCTATAATGTAAACCGTGAAGCAATAAATAAGTACAGTGTAAATAAAAAAACATATCGCATGTAA
- a CDS encoding GNAT family N-acetyltransferase, with protein sequence MLESVTIKELTTIEQIEEARNLEHEIWAVGSIPVHQTIATIRNGGIVLGAYLNDEIIGFNYSCPGYMDENIYLYSHMIGVKRNYREQGVGELLKNYLKDIAIERGYRTCRWTFDPLEARSGFLNFSKLRGYSDTYIENCYGEMEDPFNRVLPTDRLCVEWQLVDNDYLRWDAKVEELLDEAKPVVNWEENMVGLPTLDPEQKFDKEEALIHDAYLLPIPTNFQKIKVESVALAEDWRYKTRHILQAMFEQNYKIIYLNKINDNISHYLLVKRSLFAL encoded by the coding sequence ATGTTAGAATCAGTGACGATTAAAGAATTAACGACAATTGAACAAATTGAAGAGGCACGTAATCTAGAGCATGAAATTTGGGCTGTCGGCAGCATTCCGGTACATCAGACAATTGCAACGATTCGCAATGGCGGGATTGTACTTGGTGCATATTTAAATGACGAAATAATTGGTTTTAACTATAGTTGCCCTGGATATATGGATGAGAATATATACTTATATTCCCATATGATTGGTGTAAAGCGTAATTATCGTGAGCAAGGCGTTGGAGAACTGCTTAAAAATTACTTAAAGGATATCGCAATCGAGCGCGGTTACAGAACTTGCCGCTGGACATTCGATCCACTTGAAGCGCGCAGCGGATTTTTAAACTTCTCAAAGTTGCGTGGTTACAGCGATACTTATATAGAAAATTGCTACGGTGAAATGGAAGACCCGTTTAATCGGGTATTACCTACAGACCGTCTTTGTGTAGAGTGGCAACTTGTTGATAATGATTACTTGCGCTGGGATGCGAAAGTGGAGGAATTACTGGATGAAGCAAAGCCTGTAGTGAATTGGGAAGAAAATATGGTAGGTCTTCCGACATTGGATCCGGAACAAAAGTTTGATAAAGAAGAGGCGCTTATCCATGATGCCTATCTGTTGCCGATCCCTACGAACTTCCAGAAAATCAAAGTGGAAAGTGTTGCTTTAGCAGAAGATTGGCGCTATAAAACAAGACATATTTTACAGGCAATGTTCGAGCAAAATTATAAAATAATTTATTTAAATAAAATAAATGATAATATTAGCCATTACTTGTTAGTAAAGCGTTCATTATTTGCTCTTTAA